Proteins encoded together in one Larus michahellis chromosome 4, bLarMic1.1, whole genome shotgun sequence window:
- the BDNF gene encoding neurotrophic factor BDNF precursor form isoform X2 gives MFHQVRRVMTILFLTMVISYFSCMKAAPMKEASVRGQGSLAYPGLRTHGTLESLNGPNAGSRGLTSLADTFEHVIEELLDEDQDIQPSEENKDADLYTSRVMLSSQVPLEPPLLFLLEEYKNYLDAANMSMRVRRHSDPARRGELSVCDSTSEWVTAAEKKTAVDMSGATVTVLEKVPVPKGQLKQYFYETKCNPKGYTKEGCRGIDKRHWNSQCRTTQSYVRALTMDSKKRVGWRFIRIDTSCVCTLTIKRGR, from the coding sequence TTCCACCAAGTGAGAAGAGTGATGACCATCCTTTTCCTTACTATGGTTATCTCATACTTCAGTTGCATGAAAGCTGCCCCGATGAAAGAAGCTAGTGTGAGAGGACAAGGCAGCTTGGCTTACCCAGGTCTTCGGACCCACGGGACTCTTGAGAGCCTAAATGGGCCCAATGCTGGTTCAAGAGGACTGACATCGCTGGCGGACACTTTTGAACATGTCATAGAGGAGCTTCTAGATGAGGACCAGGACATCCAGCCCAGCGAGGAAAACAAGGATGCAGATTTGTACACATCCCGAGTCATGCTAAGCAGTCAAGTGCCTTTGGAACCCCCACTGCTCTTTCTCCTCGAGGAGTACAAAAACTACTTGGATGCTGCAAACATGTCCATGAGGGTCCGGCGCCACTCTGACCCAGCTCGCCGCGGGGAACTGAGCGTATGTGACAGCACGAGCGAGTGGGTGACGGCGGCAGAGAAAAAGACTGCAGTGGACATGTCCGGGGCGACTGTCACAGTCCTGGAAAAAGTCCCGGTACCCAAAGGCCAACTGAAGCAATACTTCTATGAGACCAAATGCAACCCCAAGGGGTACACAAAGGAGGGCTGCAGGGGCATAGACAAGAGGCACTGGAACTCCCAGTGCCGAACTACCCAGTCTTACGTGAGAGCTCTCACCATGGATAGTAAAAAGAGAGTTGGCTGGCGCTTTATAAGGATAGACACTTCCTGTGTATGTACATTAACCATTAAAAGGGGAAGATAG
- the BDNF gene encoding neurotrophic factor BDNF precursor form isoform X1, whose product MTILFLTMVISYFSCMKAAPMKEASVRGQGSLAYPGLRTHGTLESLNGPNAGSRGLTSLADTFEHVIEELLDEDQDIQPSEENKDADLYTSRVMLSSQVPLEPPLLFLLEEYKNYLDAANMSMRVRRHSDPARRGELSVCDSTSEWVTAAEKKTAVDMSGATVTVLEKVPVPKGQLKQYFYETKCNPKGYTKEGCRGIDKRHWNSQCRTTQSYVRALTMDSKKRVGWRFIRIDTSCVCTLTIKRGR is encoded by the coding sequence ATGACCATCCTTTTCCTTACTATGGTTATCTCATACTTCAGTTGCATGAAAGCTGCCCCGATGAAAGAAGCTAGTGTGAGAGGACAAGGCAGCTTGGCTTACCCAGGTCTTCGGACCCACGGGACTCTTGAGAGCCTAAATGGGCCCAATGCTGGTTCAAGAGGACTGACATCGCTGGCGGACACTTTTGAACATGTCATAGAGGAGCTTCTAGATGAGGACCAGGACATCCAGCCCAGCGAGGAAAACAAGGATGCAGATTTGTACACATCCCGAGTCATGCTAAGCAGTCAAGTGCCTTTGGAACCCCCACTGCTCTTTCTCCTCGAGGAGTACAAAAACTACTTGGATGCTGCAAACATGTCCATGAGGGTCCGGCGCCACTCTGACCCAGCTCGCCGCGGGGAACTGAGCGTATGTGACAGCACGAGCGAGTGGGTGACGGCGGCAGAGAAAAAGACTGCAGTGGACATGTCCGGGGCGACTGTCACAGTCCTGGAAAAAGTCCCGGTACCCAAAGGCCAACTGAAGCAATACTTCTATGAGACCAAATGCAACCCCAAGGGGTACACAAAGGAGGGCTGCAGGGGCATAGACAAGAGGCACTGGAACTCCCAGTGCCGAACTACCCAGTCTTACGTGAGAGCTCTCACCATGGATAGTAAAAAGAGAGTTGGCTGGCGCTTTATAAGGATAGACACTTCCTGTGTATGTACATTAACCATTAAAAGGGGAAGATAG